TTGAAAGATGATTAAAACTATGATACAGGAAACAAGTCCAGTAAGCAAACCAACCATCATAACACTATCAATTAAGTAGTACTGTTTCTAGTATTTATTATTTATTTTGATTAATTGCCACCAATTTCTGGCTTATAATATCTGCCTGAAACCCATCAACTTCTCCTGTGTTGTTAACCACATAATCTATATTATTGTCAGGAGACTCTTCACCATCCTTCTATGTAACATTTTCTTACCACTTAATGCGGCCTCTATATAAACAGTAGCTTCTCCTTTTTCCTTTCTCACACATCTACAATCAGAAAATGGCTTACACTTCCACGGTCTTCCTTCTCACAGCTCTTCTAGCTTTGACCGTGCCTTTCATGGCCACAGCTCGACCTTTGATGAATAACCCGATTGGTTCCCACTCGAACTTCGCATCCAGGTTAAAGTTGGATGAAGAATCATCCAACTGCTGGGACTCATTGTTTCACCTCCAGGCATGTACTGGTGAGGTTATCTTGTTCTTTGTCAATGGTGAGACTTACTTAGGTCATGGCTGTTGTGAAGCCATTAAAACAATTGAGCGCCAGTGTTGGCCTACCTTGCTCAGTTCTCTTGGGTTTACCACACAAGAGACTGATATACTGAAAGGCTATTGCAATGGAGCTGATCAAGTTCATACTCCTCCATCACCACCCACCGCTAGAGTTATTCCTTTGGAGAAGTGGTTTCCTTGAAGAATTTGGTTTTATTGGTTTCAGAACATGAATCATCATGGACGTGCCTCCTAACACCTAATAAAGCTTTGTTTGGTTCTATGTTTTAGTTTTGTATTTTGCTTCTTCTGTCTTCGTGGCTCACTTTTATGAATGTAATGGTTAAGAACAAAATGAAATGATCAGCTTCTTTCAAGTCTATGCAAATTAAACAACGCATGATCTAGTACTTTTCTGTGAGTTATTATAAGAAAGCAGTGAAATCACCTTCTATGTTAAAAAGAAAAATTACCCTGAATTCGTAAGATGCTTCATTTTAAATGTAATGTATGCATGCCATCAATTTACGAAATGAGTTTTACATTTTGGATTTACTTCATTGACAAAACCTTGGTCCATCTTTACATGTGAGACTTCATTCTTTGGTATGCAGCATGGTGGAAATCTTGTAATACCCGCAGATAGATTTCTGCACGAAGTAGCCTTCAAACTTTGGAAGGCCCCCAAATATGGAGCATGAGATAATTTTCTGAAACGTCATGGTGTGCAGATAAACGCAAGGGGCAGAGCTGTTTGTTGCTGGTCTAATATGTTGAACTGGTGTTTTTCAATATACCAGGCGCTTTCATCTGATAAACTGTACCAGGCGCTTTCATCTGATAAAATTATAGACATAATTTTGGCAGTGCTTACAGTTTTGATGGAATGTGTGTTTTTTTTTTTTTTTTACTCCAGTATTGCTGTAACAATTTGATTAAATCTGGGGGGACTGAGAGCATGCAAGTTTGTAGCTCCTGTTCTTCGGTTACATCATATGAAAGGTTACTTGCAACACATTGTGTTCATATAAATTAAAACAAAGGCATGTTAAATCCGGGAAAAAAAACGCCCAAAACCATAAATGATAATCAGAGCCGTATGATTCTGACTGTCCAAGTGTTTCTAAACCGTCTAATACTGAAGTCTGGCTAGCAGCAAGAGCCCAGAGGTATCCTTAGTTCATAATCATAGCTAGAAATGATCCAAAGTCAATGTCTAATTGATTCACCATGTCAAATACATTTGCTTCGAGTTGTATATATCCAACCTGTAGCAGGAACTAAAGACATTTCACATATTTATTCAATAAACTGTTCAAAATTGTTCCCCCCACTCAAAACAAGAAATTACTAGCAGTCTAACAAGGTCTTAAGACAATAAGAACCAAGTACAAACCACAGCAAAAGGAGAGAAGAGAAGGAGAAAAGCGCCACCATGAATGGCCATCCAACCATGAAAACACCTAGACAGAGCACAAGTAGAAAAGGGAGGAATGACTTCAAGACAGAAAAGGCATCAACCCAATGCCCCTTCAGCAGTACTAAAGCCGCCACATTCACCATGTTCCAATTCATTGATCCACCATAGCATATCCGATTCAAAAAGTTTGCTACGAATGAGTGGCAATTGCAAGTGAAGATGTTGTAGGTTTTGTGCTCAATGTAGCGAGTGCTTGATTGCAGGGCATCATCCCAGGTGAGTGCAGTCCCAAACTCTGCATGCTTGTAGCCATGCTTGCAAGTGTGGCCACCCAGATTTGGGGTAAAACAACACTGTTTTCAGCAATATAGACAAAAAGGAACATTTGGTTAGCAAGTTGAACCCTAATTCTCTCTTCCACAACAAGCACATATGTTCTGAAACATATGCACGACTTTCCCAATCTTCAATTGATTGTTCGTACATATTTGAAAAGAAGTGGCATATCAAACACTACCTGTTTTCTATCAAGTTGGAGATACCTAGCAACGGCACCAAATGCAAAATCATCAACATTCACAAAATTGGAGCCTGCAAAATCTAAAATAGCACCATCCTCCCTGCAAATGCCAACATGTCCAACAAATGGTGCCAACCAAGAGACGATAGGGAGAGGAGTCCAAACCAAACAACAGGGGAACTTTGCCTTCTTTGGATCAATGTCATCAAGAGGCCACAACTCATGCTGAATACTCTGCGTTGAGCGCAGCTGTTCAATATCATAAGCTTTCTTTATCTCCATTACAGGAACTCTACTACGATGCATTTGCTTTCTCTAATATCTTATGGAGAAACATCATAATGGGACTCACACTGTACAGTAAGCAACTCAGTTCATTCTGCCATAAACACAATGCAAATGCTTATTAGAGAACAACACGAAATTCTTAATCTGGAATGCAAGGAAACCAAATCAGAGGTACTAAGCACAACAATCTCAATAAGGGTTATGAAATTGTTCAAAATCTAACATCAATTTTAAAGGTTCGATCTTTAACAATGCATTGCTCCCCTAAATCACCCCAAGTTGTGGAATTTAACTCAGCAGAGAAAATTTGCTTCCAGCAATGTGAAAATATGCTGGGAAACATCAAATGACATCAACCATGCTTGAATACAACATATGGGTGGCTCAAAGTTTCAATTTTTGATGCATTTCCAAAGTTCATCTTGCTTACCAGGCTATACCCAAAATGGATTTTCCATCAAATCTATTAGATACATTCAAAAAAGAATATCAAAACCATAAGCAATGCATTTGGGTCATCAAAGATTCAAGCTTTAAGAAAAGATTCGATGCTACAGAGTACTAACCTGTATAGATTGATGATAGCTGGGCAGGAATATGAGAAGAACAGCTCCTGTGAAGTAAAAGTGTGGGGTTGTAAGGAATATATGATGAAGAAGGTGAAGAGGAAGAAAAGGAAGAGAATATGAACTACTCTTGCTGTTGTTGTTATTCATCCTTGTCAAGCTGGTTAATTGTATTTTGACTGGAAAATCCACTGAATTTAATTGCTTTAAAAACTCTCTTCTTTTTCTTGTTTTGGAACTGAAGCAGGGGAGATTGGGAGAAGGTGCATGAACCTCTGTGAGATTCAGTCCCCCAGTAGGCCCACTATTAATTTTCTTTGCCATGTAATTTCTTTTCCTTGCTCTGTTGGTTTCTTGAGCTCACCAACAAGCATATGAAATTATAAATCATGAATCCATAAGTTCTTTACATGTGAACGGTTTAAAAGCAAATCTCTTTTATTAGAAATTACCGTTCAATTAAATTTCGAAGACTCGAATTTTAGTCTTAGATACAACTTACAAAAATCAATTTCTTGTTATTATTTATAGAAATTCCTTTAAATGTATGAAATTGTTGTTTCAATTGAGTAACCTTATTTGATCTAAATAAGTCATATCTATGAGATTGTTTATTTCATAATTAGTAATAGTGATTGAACAACAACTGACGTCAGGGAGAAAAAGTATTAATGAAAGGTTTTCTGAAACATGCGAATAACAGGGCGTGCCGTGGAGACACTAGGAAAAAAGAGTTACCTATTGACTTCGTTGTTTTTGTATTTCTAGTTTCAACAAAGTACGATTTGCAAATTAACATGTTTTACTAGTGGTGAGTGTGCTAACTACTTGTCATTAGTAGATAAAGATTTTAATATCCTCTAATATCTCTGAATATAATAACCAATGTAGAACGAAATCAAAACACTTGGAACAAGAGAAATCAGTGAGATATTGCTTTAGTAGCAATCTTAAATCAAATATTTATGATCCACATAATCATCAAAACACATGATGTTAAATAAACACATAACTATCATGTGTTGAACATTCAAAATGGAAACCCGCACCAACAAAGTGTATTTCCTTTGAAGATTTTAATTTGCAGAGAACAATACGAAACACAAGCAGTTACAAAATATGGAATTAATCAATGATGAGTTTGAGAAGAGCATATCAATGGGAAGGAACCAAGACCGTTCCCAAGCAACAACGTTAAGATTGTGATTGTCGAATTTTATGTAGAAGTTTGTAACCATTGGGTCAAAAATGAATGTTTACGGATGCGTTTAATTTAGACCTTTGCTAGGCAGAAAGTAAGATTGATTGGCACAGAAGTGAGTTGGAGTTTAAGCTATAGATGCATGTGGTGTCTAGCGATAGTTGCACATTCTGCTTGAGCATCTTTCACTTTTGGCTTCAACTCTTGCAGTCTTCATCCTGCAGCAACTTAATTCTCGAGCTACAAGTTTGCTTAAAAGAGGTAACATGGTAAAACTCTCATTCTCCATTCATTTTGAATCTGTTTATCATTACAATATGCAGGGGAAAAGTACAAGATAAAGCTATTTATATTTTATGTACAACAAGAGGGTTATATACTAGTATTCTAGGCGCACTGCCTGCGACATTGTTATTGGGGAGGAGCAGGATCACCACCACAAAATGCATCTGGCTCGAACGATCTTGCAGAATCATCGTTGTAAACTCCCCGTATAACCCGATTCTCTGCTTCTTGAATCTGGCCTCCATCGATGTAAAGGAGGACAACAACGCATGCAAGTATTGATGCTGCAAGAGTCACCAGTGTTACCTTCAATCTGCTCAACACCGGCTTCACCTGTTCAACCAAATTCACACAAGTGATCACTTAAACATCCAAACAATCCATACATAACAGGCAACTGTTGTAGAGTTCAACATATTGTCTTTCAAGAAATGCTAATGCAGTTGCATAATCTGTTCAATATCCAATTATCCATGAATCACTCACAGAAAATGAACCAAGAAGGCGATCGCGCGCCAAAACCTCAGCAGTCTTGACCCATATCTGCTTAGAAAATCAATAATCAGACCTTTTCTGAAGCAATTACATTTCTGAACACTAAAATTTAAGTAGCTTTAGCTTTCCCAAACCAAAGAGGAAAGCTAGACTATATGAATTCTACGTACCTGACCATCATACCACCCAGTCTCTTCGTCTGTGATTTAAGAAGCAAACCAACTGTTAATCCATGATAGCAAAATCGAAATTAGCATGAAATCAAGGAGAAAATATGTAATTACATTCAACGGTGGCACTAAGCAAGCGGTTGCCGACGTAAGCCCAACCGAGGTACATCCTCACGACGGCGAGAGTGACCACCAGGAAGCCACTGGAAACAGCGTAGAGAGACTGCTTCAGCGGCTCCGACTGGGCCCCGAAGACGCCGAAGGACGCGACGGGGAGGCCCACGAAGAGCGCGAAGGAGGCGCCGGTGGCGATCAGGCGAGAGCAGTACTCCACGAGGTCGCCGGAGGCCCACGAGAAGGGGAAGGAGCTGGAGAGGTTCTGGTACTCGTTTATGGGCTGCTGCTCCAGCGGAACAGGGCACTCTGTTTCTGCCGGGCCGCCGTTTCGGAACGACGAGGGTATTTTGGGTTTTTTGGTGCAGTAGCGGTGGAGGTGGCGGCGGTGGAGTCTGGGGATTCGGGTTGGAGAAATTGGGGAGAGGAAGTTCGGGGTTGTGTGTAGAAGAAGTGCAGTGGCCATGGCCTCACTCTCCACTGTCTGTTTCACTTGCTCTCTATCTTTATCCATCCAATTTCCAGATATTTTTGGCAACTTGTTCCAACTTCTAATTATTTCAAAGGATTTCTTTTCAAGAAAACTTATTATTATACGTGGATTTCGTAACGGAACTAATCTACTTATAATCGAATTAGTCTATTTCAGATATCGTTGACACGTCTGTTTAAGATTAATATCGATACAATGATGAACCACAAAACACACTTGTCACCTGTTACCTGGTATGAAGCCGGTATATAACGGTGAACCACAAACCGCACTTGCTGTTTACTTGATACGAGTCATACGACTAGTGTTATGATTTAGACCGGAAAAATGACAGTGCACATAAGTACTTCACTATTTTTTTTTTTCCTCGTTTCTTTTTCTTCCAAATGTACTTGCTCTTTTCACAATAACATGCAGAGATCATATGTTTACAATTCCCAAATAGGACCTCTACAGTAATACAATTAAGAATTATTAATTTCTTTCTTCCTTTCTTTTTTCAGTTTTTTTTTTTCTCCTACTTTTCTTTTCAGGAAATTTCTTACAATTTGGCAGATACAACCTTACTATCACTACTGAAGACTGGTCTTCAATGGCACACCTCCACTGCCCTTGTGCAGTTCTAATTAGGAGGATATCCACTCTGTTCAATAAAGACTGATCTTCATTTTGGCTGTGCTGAGCCCCCACTTCGACTGAGCCAACACTTCCCCAATCCTGCATTCTCTACTTCCTTTGCATCGAAGAGAAAAACTTCCGCTGCCCTGGCTCTTCGAGACAAGGAACAATTTCACAATTTCAATTATTTTCTACAGTGAACTTTTTTTCTTTTTTTTTTGGGTTATCAAGTCACTTGATTTGCAGAGTTCGTTCTTCCAACAAACCGTTGAAGACGCTTGAGTCGAACCATGAGCTGCGAGAAAGAAGGCCGTAAATTTGGCTCTCTGCAGAAAAAACCAAAACAGTGGTAATCAGACTAAATACATCATATGTCCGACTGTTGTAATATGCTGGCCCCTGAGATTCACTATTTCTCAACCCCATTGTTTGTATATAGAGTTTGAAACTTACGTTTGCCAACAATCACGTATTATCTCAGCAACCACCGGGTCAACATCATCGGGAATTTCAAGACGCCTATTTTGGAATCCAACAGCTCCAACAACCTGCATTGGGTTCAATCCTTTCCATGGGATACAGCAAGTAGTCAATTCCCATAGTATTACACCAAAACTGTACACATCACACCTGCAAGCAAGCAAAGTTGATTGTAATGAAGGCTGAAGAGTGTAAAATGTCCAAGCTAAACCACCTTCAAGCAACTTACTTCTCGTTAGCTAATTCATTCCTTAAAACTTCCGGTGCCATCCATTCCGGCTGCACTCCCAACAGTACACAATCAGCATATATAACAAAAATGTATCTATTAGAGTTTTCTTCTTTAAACAGAGAGACCATCAAAAAGGTCACACCTAGATGAGGGGGTAAAAAGATGGATATAAATTCATTTTTAACAATTATTACCGTTCCAGCAGTGGACTTTGAGGAGAGATAAGTGTGGTGCTTCGTACGTGACAACCCAAAGTCACAAACCTGCAGTGAAACAAACAAGATATTTAGGAGGGGGAAGATGAACCTGCCATAGGTAGATATTTCATTCTATCTAGAGTGAAGAAGAAAGAATAGAAACTGAAGAACTTGAAAATGGAAGAATGGTTCTGAAATTGACCTTCACATTCCAATTCTTATCAACAAGGAGATTTGGAGACTTAAGGTCACGATGCACAACAGTAGGATTGCTGGTGTGGAGGTAATTCATTCCCTTCGCCTGCATAAACAAGGGAGATTTGCTTTCAGAAATCAAAACAAGACCAGAGTAATGAAAAAATAAACATAGATAAACAAATGAAGGTTTTTACCACATCAAGAGCCATTCGCATTCGCCTCTTTTCATCAAGCTGAGAATTTGGACGATGCAGTAATCTGTATAAACTGCCCCTGTACCCAGTAAATGTATAAGTGTCAAGTCAAGAGAATAAGACAGTACAGGTATCGAAAAGACTCGATGGCAGCTTCTCATGTTTTTAGTAGAAAAGACAAGTTGGATTTATCTTATAATATATATCAGAATTATAAATCAACCTGGGAAGAAACTCTGTCAGGATGGAGAAATGGGGAGGGCGAGTAACAGCACCCATGAAAAGGACGACATTTGGATGTCTAAGTCTTAACATGATCTCTACCTGCAGAAACAAGCAGGGAAACACGGATATCAAAACCAACTTCTATCTTAGGCTTATATAAATCATCAAATATGATATAGAAAAAGTCAAGGCTTGCTTTTCTTTAGGTTTGGCTGCTTACTTCACATCTAAACTGAACCAATGCATCACCCGAAAAATCTTGATCCAAAAATTTCTTCACAGCTACTTCCTGTAATTCAAAAGTCAACACAGGTCTATAAACAAGTATCCAATAAAAGAACCATTGTCACGCTAAATTATCAGTTTAATGTGGTAATGCCAACAACAGTTCTCGTTCAAAGAGGAAACCTACAAGCTAAATATGATGATATAAAGCTCATCATTACTATCATCTTTGGACAGAATAATTATTATTATTATTGTAATATTTCAAAAAAGAGTGTTGCAAATTTTAGCATTTGGTTGTGATCAAACCGTTGACATAATTTTGCCCATTAATTACATGTGTAACCAATAACAAGGAATAAGATTAAAAATGAGCACTATGGGGAATACTTACAGTGCCATTCCAATCCGCATGATAAACCTCACCATATGAGCCTGTAAGATAATAAAATCATGTGAGCCCATTTCTAAGAGCATATGTGAGATTTGAGCACATAGGTTCTTACCAATTCCAATGCGCTCTCCAATCTGAAGATCCTCCCATAGGATTTCCCACTCCGCAACTTCTCCCAGAGGCGGGTACCTATCAGCGTGACTATCCCAAGCAGCACACAGCCTGCTATTTGCAGTTTGCGTTGATTGAGCAACAGATTCTTTGCCCAATTGATTATTAGCAGAACTTGTTCCAAAAACCATAGATAGATCATCAATTTTCTCCTCATGAAAAGCTTCTGAATTCATCCTTGGGGGATTACCAAGAGCAGGATCTGAATTTATAGCACCAATCTGAGTTGCTTCACTATTCTGGCCAGAAACCATTACAAAGCCCTCATCAACGTTATCAGATGGAAAAGAATTGCTCCGCCACACATTCCGTTGCTCTGCTAACTCCACAGCAGAAGATTGGTCACTGCTTGATAATAGTTTAACCAGATAATCATGAACCCCATCATCTACAAGTTCCCCATCTGCATGTATTTGTCCAAGCAATTTACCTTCATTCAGATATTGAGGATTCATATCTGAAAATAAGTCTGGAGGAGGTGATGCGCCACTCTCCAACAAGACAGCATGTAGTTTCTGTGCAAATTCTGGGTTCTTTGCAGCACTGATGACATACTTGGATACATTTTTCACTTTCCGTTTTTGCGCAGATGCAGCTTTCCCAGATGCGCCTGATGAACTTTCACATGATTTACTTTTAAGAGGAATCTCAAGGTCACTTTTAAGATTCTCAATTTGATTTTCTTCAGTGACGCTTCTTTGGTCATCTTTTGTGTGAACACCGGCATATGATGCTTCTTCTGACCTAGAGCTGCCAAATGTGGAAGCTCTTTCAAGACTGGATGGAGCTGCCGACATTCCAGTTCCCTCAGGTTGTAGTAACAACATATCTTTGGGCATCTCTGTGGGCATTTCTGTGGGATCTTGAAAGCTCCTTATGGCAAAAAAAGAATTTGGGAGCTGACTAGTAGGTACCTCAGCAGGAATTAGTGTTCCAGGAGCACCCATCAGATCAATGATATACTCACTGCATAGCGCGGCAAACATATTCACTCAGATCAACAACAGTTTCAGAAAATCTTTAGCATGCATCAATCACCTTAATCTGATTAAAATGGAAATGGAAATGTACAAGCAAGGCAAAAACAAAGTGCATGCACATTTGATTATATTATCCTCATTTAAACATGATAGTAAATATCGTAACAGTTATACCTACATCGGCATATTGGTGAGCAATAATGCAGAGAATATGTAAAACACAAAACTAAACAAACCAAACTCACTAGAAATTTATGCATCAAGAAGATTTAGAGTTAGAGGACATTACCTTCCAATTCCACTATCAATTTTA
The window above is part of the Fragaria vesca subsp. vesca linkage group LG2, FraVesHawaii_1.0, whole genome shotgun sequence genome. Proteins encoded here:
- the LOC101307851 gene encoding protein REVERSION-TO-ETHYLENE SENSITIVITY1-like, which produces MNNNNSKSSSYSLPFLPLHLLHHIFLTTPHFYFTGAVLLIFLPSYHQSIQNELSCLLYSSIQHELWPLDDIDPKKAKFPCCLVWTPLPIVSWLAPFVGHVGICREDGAILDFAGSNFVNVDDFAFGAVARYLQLDRKQCCFTPNLGGHTCKHGYKHAEFGTALTWDDALQSSTRYIEHKTYNIFTCNCHSFVANFLNRICYGGSMNWNMVNVAALVLLKGHWVDAFSVLKSFLPFLLVLCLGVFMVGWPFMVALFSFSSLLLLWFVLGSYCLKTLLDC
- the LOC101308146 gene encoding uncharacterized protein ycf36-like — protein: MDKDREQVKQTVESEAMATALLLHTTPNFLSPISPTRIPRLHRRHLHRYCTKKPKIPSSFRNGGPAETECPVPLEQQPINEYQNLSSSFPFSWASGDLVEYCSRLIATGASFALFVGLPVASFGVFGAQSEPLKQSLYAVSSGFLVVTLAVVRMYLGWAYVGNRLLSATVEYEETGWYDGQIWVKTAEVLARDRLLGSFSVKPVLSRLKVTLVTLAASILACVVVLLYIDGGQIQEAENRVIRGVYNDDSARSFEPDAFCGGDPAPPQ
- the LOC101308436 gene encoding serine/threonine-protein kinase EDR1-like — encoded protein: MSKMKHLLRKLHIGSGGLNDHQAAAPSPVANLNPAASSPASSSSGSTAAMGRNASAVESVSDRGSGDGGGSGSGGGGVDFNFLEEEFQVQLALAISASDPDSRDDPETAQIDAAKRISLGCAASSRADTQAPFQMLSLRYWSHNVVDYNEKVVDGFYDVYGITSNSFRQGKMPLLEEFRAVSVSDNVDYDVILVNRMVDAELQQLEKRAYAASLESGISQHGLLLSGLIQKIADIVVDRMGGPVGDADEILRRWKVRRHELRSSMNTIILPLGLIDVGLSRHRALLFKVLADKINLPCMLVKGSYYTGTDDGAVNLIKIDSGIGSEYIIDLMGAPGTLIPAEVPTSQLPNSFFAIRSFQDPTEMPTEMPKDMLLLQPEGTGMSAAPSSLERASTFGSSRSEEASYAGVHTKDDQRSVTEENQIENLKSDLEIPLKSKSCESSSGASGKAASAQKRKVKNVSKYVISAAKNPEFAQKLHAVLLESGASPPPDLFSDMNPQYLNEGKLLGQIHADGELVDDGVHDYLVKLLSSSDQSSAVELAEQRNVWRSNSFPSDNVDEGFVMVSGQNSEATQIGAINSDPALGNPPRMNSEAFHEEKIDDLSMVFGTSSANNQLGKESVAQSTQTANSRLCAAWDSHADRYPPLGEVAEWEILWEDLQIGERIGIGSYGEVYHADWNGTEVAVKKFLDQDFSGDALVQFRCEVEIMLRLRHPNVVLFMGAVTRPPHFSILTEFLPRGSLYRLLHRPNSQLDEKRRMRMALDVAKGMNYLHTSNPTVVHRDLKSPNLLVDKNWNVKVCDFGLSRTKHHTYLSSKSTAGTPEWMAPEVLRNELANEKCDVYSFGVILWELTTCCIPWKGLNPMQVVGAVGFQNRRLEIPDDVDPVVAEIIRDCWQTEPNLRPSFSQLMVRLKRLQRFVGRTNSANQVT